A window of the Helianthus annuus cultivar XRQ/B chromosome 4, HanXRQr2.0-SUNRISE, whole genome shotgun sequence genome harbors these coding sequences:
- the LOC110935012 gene encoding adenylate-forming reductase 03009 isoform X2, with product MMKEAMDQRFSSCRGVSFEIQPHKDPFAIDTPPASRDSWLQWGSSKRIVPTSGTIILRSTSRASSHFCDVETADEDDDGNVMINLEEGYELDNHCVLPFSNSAPEQELPKALSKKVVSKPTKPKESRLSVILLDQGLFTVYKRLFMVCLALNITGLVLAATGRFPYARDNATLFSIGNLLALTLCRSEAFLRVVFWLAVSLFGHSWVPLRLKTATTSLLQSLGGIHSSCGVSSVAWLTYSLILTLKDRDNTSNLIIGVASTILSLLCLCSLAASLILLWAFIVLTKSYEPETKSYRKDMGSKLVKEQVFWLTLVVTILIIIPWVTVRRVAVKVSAPSGHASIIRFAGGVKPGILGRISPSPMSEWHAFGIISDGKEEHMMLAGAVGDFTKSLVSNPPSHLWVRQVHFAGLPYLVNMYNRVLVVATGSGICVFLSFLLQQGPAEVCLYPKEKVIVHDTAVMGRPNISEMSVAAARSWGAEVVIVTSNPEGSRDVVAACKSKGIPAFGPIWDS from the exons ATGATGAAAGAAGCCATGGATCAGAGGTTTTCAAGTTGCCGAGGTGTGTCCTTTGAGATCCAGCCCCATAAGGATCCATTCGCCATCGATACACCTCCGGCTAGCCGAGACTCTTGGCTTCAATGGGGATCTTCAAAAAGAATCGTACCAACTTCAGGTACCATTATTTTACGGTCCACTAGTCGAGCCAGCAGCCATTTCTGTGATGTCGAAACCGCAGATGAAGATGACGACGGCAACGTAATGATCAACTTAGAAGAAGGCTACGAGTTAGACAATCACTGTGTGCTACCATTCTCAAATTCAGCTCCAGAACAAGAACTCCCAAAAGCTCTGAGCAAGAAGGTTGTATCGAAGCCAACTAAACCGAAAGAGTCTCGATTGTCCGTGATCTTGCTCGATCAAGGCTTGTTCACGGTGTATAAGAGACTCTTTATGGTTTGTTTGGCTCTTAATATTACCGGGTTAGTTCTTGCTGCCACAGGACGTTTTCCGTATGCTAGAGACAATGCTACCCTTTTCTCTATAGGCAACCTTCTTGCTCTAACACTATGTCGAAGTGAAGCCTTCTTACGCGTAGTGTTTTGGCTCGCGGTTAGCCTATTTGGCCATTCTTGGGTGCCCTTACGCCTCAAAACCGCTACCACCTCTTTACTTCAATCTTTAGGCGGGATACATAGTAGTTGTGGCGTTTCTTCGGTCGCTTGGCTTACATATTCTCTAATTCTTACCCTTAAAGATAGGGACAACACGTCAAATTTGATAATCGGCGTTGCCTCCACCATCCTCTCACTTCTCTGCCTTTGTTCCCTGGCTGC CTCTTTGATACTTCTTTGGGCATTTATCGTGCTGACAAAGTCATATGAACCAGAAACAAAATCATACAGGAAAGACATGGGATCAAAATTGGTTAAGGAGCAAGTTTTCTGGTTAACCTTGGTTGTAACCATTCTAATCATCATCCCGTGGGTGACAGTGAGGCGGGTTGCAGTCAAAGTCTCCGCACCATCTGGTCATGCCTCAATAATAAGGTTCGCGGGAGGAGTGAAACCTGGGATACTAGGTCGGATTAGTCCTTCCCCTATGTCCGAATGGCATGCTTTTGGGATCATTTCAGATGGAAAAGAAGAGCACATGATGCTAGCTGGTGCCGTTGGTGACTTTACAAAATCACTAGTGTCGAACCCTCCAAGCCATTTATGGGTTCGACAAGTCCATTTTGCGGGTCTACCTTATCTAGTCAACATGTACAATCGTGTTTTGGTGGTGGCAACCGGTTCTGGTATTTGTGTATTTCTGTCCTTCTTACTACAACAAGGTCCAGCGGAGGTGTGCTT GTATCCAAAGGAGAAGGTGATAGTTCATGACACTGCGGTTATGGGGCGGCCTAATATTTCGGAGATGAGTGTTGCAGCCGCGAGGAGCTGGGGTGCAGAGGTGGTGATTGTAACGAGTAACCCTGAAGGTAGTCGGGATGTGGTGGCTGCTTGTAAGAGTAAAGGGATCCCAGCTTTTGGTCCCATTTGGGACTCTTAG
- the LOC110935012 gene encoding adenylate-forming reductase 03009 isoform X1, producing the protein MMKEAMDQRFSSCRGVSFEIQPHKDPFAIDTPPASRDSWLQWGSSKRIVPTSGTIILRSTSRASSHFCDVETADEDDDGNVMINLEEGYELDNHCVLPFSNSAPEQELPKALSKKVVSKPTKPKESRLSVILLDQGLFTVYKRLFMVCLALNITGLVLAATGRFPYARDNATLFSIGNLLALTLCRSEAFLRVVFWLAVSLFGHSWVPLRLKTATTSLLQSLGGIHSSCGVSSVAWLTYSLILTLKDRDNTSNLIIGVASTILSLLCLCSLAASLILLWAFIVLTKSYEPETKSYRKDMGSKLVKEQVFWLTLVVTILIIIPWVTVRRVAVKVSAPSGHASIIRFAGGVKPGILGRISPSPMSEWHAFGIISDGKEEHMMLAGAVGDFTKSLVSNPPSHLWVRQVHFAGLPYLVNMYNRVLVVATGSGICVFLSFLLQQGPAEVCLLWVAKGIEQNFGKEIKEWVSRYPKEKVIVHDTAVMGRPNISEMSVAAARSWGAEVVIVTSNPEGSRDVVAACKSKGIPAFGPIWDS; encoded by the exons ATGATGAAAGAAGCCATGGATCAGAGGTTTTCAAGTTGCCGAGGTGTGTCCTTTGAGATCCAGCCCCATAAGGATCCATTCGCCATCGATACACCTCCGGCTAGCCGAGACTCTTGGCTTCAATGGGGATCTTCAAAAAGAATCGTACCAACTTCAGGTACCATTATTTTACGGTCCACTAGTCGAGCCAGCAGCCATTTCTGTGATGTCGAAACCGCAGATGAAGATGACGACGGCAACGTAATGATCAACTTAGAAGAAGGCTACGAGTTAGACAATCACTGTGTGCTACCATTCTCAAATTCAGCTCCAGAACAAGAACTCCCAAAAGCTCTGAGCAAGAAGGTTGTATCGAAGCCAACTAAACCGAAAGAGTCTCGATTGTCCGTGATCTTGCTCGATCAAGGCTTGTTCACGGTGTATAAGAGACTCTTTATGGTTTGTTTGGCTCTTAATATTACCGGGTTAGTTCTTGCTGCCACAGGACGTTTTCCGTATGCTAGAGACAATGCTACCCTTTTCTCTATAGGCAACCTTCTTGCTCTAACACTATGTCGAAGTGAAGCCTTCTTACGCGTAGTGTTTTGGCTCGCGGTTAGCCTATTTGGCCATTCTTGGGTGCCCTTACGCCTCAAAACCGCTACCACCTCTTTACTTCAATCTTTAGGCGGGATACATAGTAGTTGTGGCGTTTCTTCGGTCGCTTGGCTTACATATTCTCTAATTCTTACCCTTAAAGATAGGGACAACACGTCAAATTTGATAATCGGCGTTGCCTCCACCATCCTCTCACTTCTCTGCCTTTGTTCCCTGGCTGC CTCTTTGATACTTCTTTGGGCATTTATCGTGCTGACAAAGTCATATGAACCAGAAACAAAATCATACAGGAAAGACATGGGATCAAAATTGGTTAAGGAGCAAGTTTTCTGGTTAACCTTGGTTGTAACCATTCTAATCATCATCCCGTGGGTGACAGTGAGGCGGGTTGCAGTCAAAGTCTCCGCACCATCTGGTCATGCCTCAATAATAAGGTTCGCGGGAGGAGTGAAACCTGGGATACTAGGTCGGATTAGTCCTTCCCCTATGTCCGAATGGCATGCTTTTGGGATCATTTCAGATGGAAAAGAAGAGCACATGATGCTAGCTGGTGCCGTTGGTGACTTTACAAAATCACTAGTGTCGAACCCTCCAAGCCATTTATGGGTTCGACAAGTCCATTTTGCGGGTCTACCTTATCTAGTCAACATGTACAATCGTGTTTTGGTGGTGGCAACCGGTTCTGGTATTTGTGTATTTCTGTCCTTCTTACTACAACAAGGTCCAGCGGAGGTGTGCTTGTTGTGGGTGGCAAAAGGGATTGAACAAAACTTTGGGAAAGAAATTAAGGAGTGGGTGAGTAGGTATCCAAAGGAGAAGGTGATAGTTCATGACACTGCGGTTATGGGGCGGCCTAATATTTCGGAGATGAGTGTTGCAGCCGCGAGGAGCTGGGGTGCAGAGGTGGTGATTGTAACGAGTAACCCTGAAGGTAGTCGGGATGTGGTGGCTGCTTGTAAGAGTAAAGGGATCCCAGCTTTTGGTCCCATTTGGGACTCTTAG